A single region of the Ascaphus truei isolate aAscTru1 chromosome 6, aAscTru1.hap1, whole genome shotgun sequence genome encodes:
- the LOC142497797 gene encoding uncharacterized protein LOC142497797 isoform X10, which translates to MRLKPLSHQSKRLLAPQVAKRLTYRDSVLHHTPLLPAASYITHPRYRPRPTCRILHHTPSLPAASYITHPRYLPRPTSHTLVTCRVLHHTPSLPAASYITHPRYLPRPTSHTLATCHVLHHTPSLPAASYITHPRYLPRPTSHTLVTCRILHHTPSLSAASYITHPRYLPRPTSHTLVTCRVLHHTPSLPAASYITHPRYRPRPTSHTLVIGRVLHHKPSLPAASYITHPRYLPRPTCRVLHHTPSLPAASYITPSLSAASYITHPRYRPRPTSHTLATCRVLHHTPSLPAASYITHPRYRPRPTSHTLVTCRVPHHTPSLSAASYITHPRYLPRPTSHTLVTGRVLHHTPSLSAASYITHPRYLPRPTSHTLITGRVLHHTPSLPAASYITHPRYLPRPTSHTLVICRVLHHTPSLSAASYITHPRYLPRPTSHTLITGRVLHHTPSLPAASYITHPRYLPRPTSHTLVTGRVLHHTPSLSAASYITHPRYLPRPTSHTLVSCRVLHHTLATCRVLHHTPSLPAASYITPSLSAASYITHPRYLPRPTSHTLVICRVLHHTPSLPAASYITHPRYLPRPTSHPRYRPRPTSHTLVTGHVLHHTPSLSAASYITHPRYLPRPTSHTLATCRVLHHTLVIGRVLHHTPSLPAASYITHPRYLPRPTSHTLATCRVLHHTPSLPAASYITPSLSAASYITHPRYRPRPTSHTLTTCRVLHHTPSLPAASYITHPRYLPRPTSHTLATCRVPHHTPSLSAASYITHPRYRPRPTSHTLVTGRVLHHTPSLPAASHITHPRYLPRPTSHTLVICRVLHHTPSLPAASYITHPRYRPRPTSHTLATCRVPHHTPSLSAASYITHPRYRPRPTSHTLATCRILHHTPSLHAASYITHPRYLSRPTSHTLATCRVLHHTPSLPAASYITHPHYRPHPTSHTLVTGRVLHHTPSLPAASYMPRPTSHTLVTVRVLHHTPSLPAASYITHPRYLPRPTSHTLVTCRVLHHTPSLPAASYITHPHYLPRPTSHTLITCRVLHHTPSLPAASYITHPRYRPRPTSHTLATCRVLHHTPSLSAASYITHPRYLPRPTSHTLVTCRVLHHTPSLPAASYITHPHYLPRPTSHTLITCRVLHHTPSLPAASYITHPHYLPRPTSHTLVTGRVLHHTPSLPAASYITHPRYLPHPTSHTLATCRVLHHTPSLPAASYITHLRYRPRPTSHTLVTCRVLHHKPSFPAASYITHPRYLPRPTSHTLVSCRVLHHTPSLPAASYITHPHYLPRPTSHTLATCRVLHHTPSLPAASYITHPHYLPRPTSHTLITCRVLHHTPSLPAASYITHPHYLPRPTSHTLVICHVLHHTPSLPAASYITHPRYLPLPNLFDFSVAE; encoded by the exons ATGCGGCTTAAACCCCTTTCACACCAGAGCAAGAGGTTGCTGGCCCCGCAGGTAGCAAAGAGGTTAACATACAGAGACAGCGTCCTACATCACACACCCTTGTTACCTGCCGCGTCCTACATCACCCACCCTCGTTATCGGCCGCGTCCTACATGCCGCATTCTACATCACACACCCTCGTTACCTGCCGCGTCCTACATCACACACCCTCGTTACCTGCCGCGTCCTACATCACACACCCTCGTTACCTGCCGCGTCCTACATCACACACCCTCGTTACCTGCCGCGTCCTACATCACACACCCTCGTTATCTGCCGCGTCCTACATCACACACCCTCGCTACCTGCCACGTCCTACATCACACACCCTCGTTACCGGCCGCGTCCTACATCACACACCCTCGCTACCTGCCGCGTCCTACATCACACACCCTCGTTACCTGCCGCATCCTACATCACACACCCTCGTTATCTGCCGCGTCCTACATCACACACCCTCGCTACCTGCCGCGTCCTACATCACACACCCTCGTTACCTGCCGCGTCCTAC ATCACACACCCTCGCTACCTGCCGCATCCTACATCACACACCCTCGTTACCGGCCGCGTCCTACATCACACACCCTCGTTATCGGCCGCGTCCTACATCACAAACCCTCGTTACCGGCCGCGTCCTACATCACACACCCTCGCTACCTGCCGCGTCCTACCTGCCGCGTCCTACATCACACACCCTCGTTACCGGCCGCGTCCTACATCACACCCTCGTTATCGGCCGCGTCCTACATCACACACCCTCGTTACCGGCCACGTCCTACATCACACACCCTCGCTACCTGCCGCGTCCTACATCACACACCCTCGCTACCTGCCGCGTCCTACATCACACACCCTCGTTACCGGCCGCGTCCTACATCACACACCCTCGTTACATGCCGCGTCCCACATCACACACCCTCGTTATCTGCCGCGTCCTACATCACACACCCTCGCTACCTGCCGCGTCCTACATCACACACCCTCGTTACCGGCCGCGTCCTACATCACACACCCTCGTTATCTGCCGCGTCCTACATCACACACCCTCGTTATCTGCCGCGTCCTACATCACACACCCTCATTACCGGCCGCGTCCTACATCACACACCCTCGCTACCTGCCGCGTCCTACATCACACACCCTCGCTACCTGCCGCGTCCTACATCACACACCCTCGTTATCTGCCGCGTCCTACATCACACACCCTCGTTATCTGCCGCGTCCTACATCACACACCCTCGTTATCTGCCGCGTCCTACATCACACACCCTCATTACCGGCCGCGTCCTACATCACACACCCTCGCTACCTGCCGCGTCCTACATCACACACCCTCGCTACCTGCCGCGTCCTACATCACACACCCTCGTTACCGGCCGCGTCCTACATCACACACCCTCGTTATCTGCCGCGTCCTACATCACACACCCTCGTTAT CTGCCGCGTCCTACATCACACACCCTCGTTTCCTGCCGCGTCCTACATCACACCCTCGCTACCTGCCGCGTCCTACATCACACACCCTCGCTACCTGCCGCGTCCTACATCACACCCTCGTTATCGGCCGCGTCCTACATCACACACCCTCGTTACCTGCCGCGTCCTACATCACACACCCTCGTTATCTGCCGCGTCCTACATCACACACCCTCGCTACCTGCCGCGTCCTACATCACACACCCTCGCTACCTGCCGCGTCCTACATCACACCCTCGTTATCGGCCGCGTCCTACATCACACACCCTCGTTACCGGCCACGTCCTACATCACACACCCTCGTTATCTGCCGCGTCCTACATCACACACCCTCGCTACCTGCCGCGTCCTACATCACACACCCTCGCTACCTGCCGCGTCCTACATCACACCCTCGTTATCGGCCGCGTCCTACATCACACACCCTCGTTACCTGCCGCGTCCTACATCACACACCCTCGTTACCTGCCGCGTCCTACATCACACACCCTCGCTACCTGCCGCGTCCTACATCACACACCCTCGCTACCTGCCGCGTCCTACATCACACCCTCGTTATCGGCCGCGTCCTACATCACACACCCTCGTTACCGGCCACGTCCTACATCACACACCCTCACTAC CTGCCGCGTCCTACATCACACACCCTCGTTACCGGCCGCGTCCTACATCACACACCCTCGCTACCTGCCGCGTCCCACATCACACACCCTCGCTACCTGCCGCGTCCCACATCACACACCCTCGTTATCTGCCGCGTCCTACATCACACACCCTCGTTACCGGCCGCGTCCTACATCACACACCCTCGTTACCGGCCGCGTCCTACATCACACACCCTCGCTACCTGCCGCGTCCCACATCACACACCCTCGCTACCTGCCGCGTCCTACATCACACACCCTCGTTATCTGCCGCGTCCTACATCACACACCCTCATTACCTGCCGCGTCCTACATCACACACCCTCGTTACCGGCCGCGTCCTACATCACACACCCTCGCTACCTGCCGCGTCCCACATCACACACCCTCGTTATCTGCCGCGTCCTACATCACACACCCTCGTTACCGGCCGCGTCCTACATCACACACCCTCGCTACCTGCCGCATCCTACATCACACACCCTCGCTACATGCCGCGTCCTACATCACACACCCTCGCTACCTGTCGCGTCCTACATCACACACCCTCGCTACATGCCGCGTCCTACATCACACACCCTCGTTACCTGCCGCGTCCTACATCACACACCCTCATTACCGGCCGCATCCTACATCACACACCCTCGTTACCGGCCGCGTCCTACATCACACACCCTCGTTACCTGCTGCGTCCTACATGCCGCGTCCTACATCACACACCCTCGTTACCGTCCGCGTCCTACATCACACACCCTCGTTACCTGCCGCGTCCTACATCACACACCCTCGCTACCTGCCGCGTCCTACATCACACACCCTCGTTACCTGCCGCGTCCTACATCACACACCCTCATTACCTGCCGCGTCCTACATCACACACCCTCATTACCTGCCGCGTCCTACATCACACACCCTCATTACCTGCCGCGTCCTACATCACACACCCTCATTACCTGCCGCGTCCTACATCACACACCCTCGTTACCGGCCGCGTCCTACATCACACACCCTCGCTACCTGCCGCGTCCTACATCACACACCCTCGTTATCTGCCGCATCCTACATCACACACCCTCGCTACCTGCCGCGTCCTACATCACACACCCTCGTTACCTGCCGCGTCCTACATCACACACCCTCGCTACCTGCCGCGTCCTACATCACACACCCTCATTACCTGCCGCGTCCTACATCACACACCCTCATTACCTGCCGCGTCCTACATCACACACCCTCATTACCTGCCGCGTCCTACATCACACACCCTCATTACCTGCCGCGTCCTACATCACACACCCTCGTTACCGGCCGCGTCCTACATCACACACCCTCGCTACCTGCCGCGTCCTACATCACACACCCTCGTTATCTGCCGCATCCTACATCACACACCCTCGCTACCTGCCGCGTCCTACATCACACACCCTCGTTACCTGCCGCGTCCTACATCACACACCTTCGTTACCGGCCGCGTCCTACATCACACACCCTTGTTACCTGCCGCGTCCTACATCACAAACCCTCGTTTCCTGCCGCGTCCTACATCACACACCCTCGTTACCTGCCGCGTCCTACATCACACACCCTCGTTTCCTGCCGCGTCCTACATCACACACCCTCGTTAC CTGCCGCGTCCTACATCACACACCCTCATTACCTGCCGCGTCCTACATCACACACCCTCGCTACCTGCCGCGTCCTACATCACACACCCTCATTACCTGCCGCGTCCTACATCACACACCCTCATTACCTGCCGCGTCCTACATCACACACCCTCATTACCTGCCGCGTCCTACATCACACACCCTCACTACCTGCCGCGTCCTACATCACACACCCTCATTACCTGCCGCGTCCTACATCACACACCCTCGTTATCTGCCACGTCCTACATCACACACCCTCGTTACCTGCCGCATCCTACATCACACACCCTCGTTACCTGCCACTTCCTAATTTATTTGACTTTTCTGTGGCCGAGTAG
- the LOC142497797 gene encoding uncharacterized protein LOC142497797 isoform X5, translated as MRLKPLSHQSKRLLAPQVAKRLTYRDSVLHHTPLLPAASYITHPRYRPRPTCRILHHTPSLPAASYITHPRYLPRPTSHTLVTCRVLHHTPSLPAASYITHPRYLPRPTSHTLATCHVLHHTPSLPAASYITHPRYLPRPTSHTLVTCRILHHTPSLSAASYITHPRYLPRPTSHTLVTCRVLHHTPSLPAASYITHPRYRPRPTSHTLVIGRVLHHKPSLPAASYITHPRYLPRPTCRVLHHTPSLPAASYITPSLSAASYITHPRYRPRPTSHTLATCRVLHHTPSLPAASYITHPRYRPRPTSHTLVTCRVPHHTPSLSAASYITHPRYLPRPTSHTLVTGRVLHHTPSLSAASYITHPRYLPRPTSHTLITGRVLHHTPSLPAASYITHPRYLPRPTSHTLVICRVLHHTPSLSAASYITHPRYLPRPTSHTLITGRVLHHTPSLPAASYITHPRYLPRPTSHTLVTGRVLHHTPSLSAASYITHPRYLPRPTSHTLVTGHVLHHTPSLPAASYITHPRFLPRPTSHPRYLPRPTSHTLATCRVLHHTLVIGRVLHHTPSLPAASYITHPRYLPRPTSHTLATCRVLHHTPSLPAASYITPSLSAASYITHPRYRPRPTSHTLVICRVLHHTPSLPAASYITHPRYLPRPTSHPRYRPRPTSHTLVTCRVLHHTPSLPAASYITHPRYLPRPTSHTLATCRVLHHTLVIGRVLHHTPSLPATSYITHPHYLPRPTSHTLVTGRVLHHTPSLPAASHITHPRYLPRPTSHTLVICRVLHHTPSLPAASYITHPRYRPRPTSHTLATCRVPHHTPSLPAASYITHPRYLPRPTSHTLITCRVLHHTPSLPAASYITHPRYLPRPTSHTLVICRVLHHTPSLPAASYITHPRYLPHPTSHTLATCRVLHHTPSLPVASYITHPRYMPRPTSHTLVTCRVLHHTPSLPAASYITHPRYRPRPTSHTLVTCCVLHAASYITHPRYRPRPTSHTLVTCRVLHHTPSLPAASYITHPRYLPRPTSHTLITCRVLHHTPSLPAASYITHPHYLPRPTSHTLITCRVLHHTPSLPAASYITHPRYLPRPTSHTLVICRILHHTPSLPAASYITHPRYLPRPTSHTLATCRVLHHTPSLPAASYITHPHYLPRPTSHTLITCRVLHHTPSLPAASYITHPRYRPRPTSHTLATCRVLHHTPSLSAASYITHPRYLPRPTSHTLVTCRVLHHTPSLPAASYITHPCYLPRPTSQTLVSCRVLHHTPSLPAASYITHPRFLPRPTSHTLVTCRVLHHKPSLPAASYITHPHYLPRPTSHTLATCRVLHHTPSLPAASYITHPHYLPRPTSHTLITCRVLHHTPSLPAASYITHPHYLPRPTSHTLVICHVLHHTPSLPAASYITHPRYLPLPNLFDFSVAE; from the exons ATGCGGCTTAAACCCCTTTCACACCAGAGCAAGAGGTTGCTGGCCCCGCAGGTAGCAAAGAGGTTAACATACAGAGACAGCGTCCTACATCACACACCCTTGTTACCTGCCGCGTCCTACATCACCCACCCTCGTTATCGGCCGCGTCCTACATGCCGCATTCTACATCACACACCCTCGTTACCTGCCGCGTCCTACATCACACACCCTCGTTACCTGCCGCGTCCTACATCACACACCCTCGTTACCTGCCGCGTCCTACATCACACACCCTCGTTACCTGCCGCGTCCTACATCACACACCCTCGTTATCTGCCGCGTCCTACATCACACACCCTCGCTACCTGCCACGTCCTACATCACACACCCTCGTTACCGGCCGCGTCCTACATCACACACCCTCGCTACCTGCCGCGTCCTACATCACACACCCTCGTTACCTGCCGCATCCTACATCACACACCCTCGTTATCTGCCGCGTCCTACATCACACACCCTCGCTACCTGCCGCGTCCTACATCACACACCCTCGTTACCTGCCGCGTCCTAC ATCACACACCCTCGCTACCTGCCGCATCCTACATCACACACCCTCGTTACCGGCCGCGTCCTACATCACACACCCTCGTTATCGGCCGCGTCCTACATCACAAACCCTCGTTACCGGCCGCGTCCTACATCACACACCCTCGCTACCTGCCGCGTCCTACCTGCCGCGTCCTACATCACACACCCTCGTTACCGGCCGCGTCCTACATCACACCCTCGTTATCGGCCGCGTCCTACATCACACACCCTCGTTACCGGCCACGTCCTACATCACACACCCTCGCTACCTGCCGCGTCCTACATCACACACCCTCGCTACCTGCCGCGTCCTACATCACACACCCTCGTTACCGGCCGCGTCCTACATCACACACCCTCGTTACATGCCGCGTCCCACATCACACACCCTCGTTATCTGCCGCGTCCTACATCACACACCCTCGCTACCTGCCGCGTCCTACATCACACACCCTCGTTACCGGCCGCGTCCTACATCACACACCCTCGTTATCTGCCGCGTCCTACATCACACACCCTCGTTATCTGCCGCGTCCTACATCACACACCCTCATTACCGGCCGCGTCCTACATCACACACCCTCGCTACCTGCCGCGTCCTACATCACACACCCTCGCTACCTGCCGCGTCCTACATCACACACCCTCGTTATCTGCCGCGTCCTACATCACACACCCTCGTTATCTGCCGCGTCCTACATCACACACCCTCGTTATCTGCCGCGTCCTACATCACACACCCTCATTACCGGCCGCGTCCTACATCACACACCCTCGCTACCTGCCGCGTCCTACATCACACACCCTCGCTACCTGCCGCGTCCTACATCACACACCCTCGTTACCGGCCGCGTCCTACATCACACACCCTCGTTATCTGCCGCGTCCTACATCACACACCCTCGTTATCTGCCGCGTCCTACATCACACACCCTCGTTACCGGCCACGTCCTACATCACACACCCTCACTACCTGCCGCGTCCTACATCACACACCCTCGTTTCCTGCCGCGTCCTACATCACACCCTCGCTACCTGCCGCGTCCTACATCACACACCCTCGCTACCTGCCGCGTCCTACATCACACCCTCGTTATCGGCCGCGTCCTACATCACACACCCTCGTTACCTGCCGCGTCCTACATCACACACCCTCGTTATCTGCCGCGTCCTACATCACACACCCTCGCTACCTGCCGCGTCCTACATCACACACCCTCGCTACCTGCCGCGTCCTACATCACACCCTCGTTATCGGCCGCGTCCTACATCACACACCCTCGTTACCGGCCACGTCCTACATCACACACCCTCGTTATCTGCCGCGTCCTACATCACACACCCTCGCTACCTGCCGCGTCCTACATCACACACCCTCGCTACCTGCCGCGTCCTACATCACACCCTCGTTATCGGCCGCGTCCTACATCACACACCCTCGTTACCTGCCGCGTCCTACATCACACACCCTCGTTACCTGCCGCGTCCTACATCACACACCCTCGCTACCTGCCGCGTCCTACATCACACACCCTCGCTACCTGCCGCGTCCTACATCACACCCTCGTTATCGGCCGCGTCCTACATCACACACCCTCGTTACCGGCCACGTCCTACATCACACACCCTCACTAC CTGCCGCGTCCTACATCACACACCCTCGTTACCGGCCGCGTCCTACATCACACACCCTCGCTACCTGCCGCGTCCCACATCACACACCCTCGCTACCTGCCGCGTCCCACATCACACACCCTCGTTATCTGCCGCGTCCTACATCACACACCCTCGTTACCGGCCGCGTCCTACATCACACACCCTCGTTACCGGCCGCGTCCTACATCACACACCCTCGCTACCTGCCGCGTCCCACATCACACACCCTCGCTACCTGCCGCGTCCTACATCACACACCCTCGTTATCTGCCGCGTCCTACATCACACACCCTCATTACCTGCCGCGTCCTACATCACACACCCTCGTTACCGGCCGCGTCCTACATCACACACCCTCGCTACCTGCCGCGTCCCACATCACACACCCTCGTTATCTGCCGCGTCCTACATCACACACCCTCGTTACCGGCCGCGTCCTACATCACACACCCTCGCTACCTGCCGCATCCTACATCACACACCCTCGCTACATGCCGCGTCCTACATCACACACCCTCGCTACCTGTCGCGTCCTACATCACACACCCTCGCTACATGCCGCGTCCTACATCACACACCCTCGTTACCTGCCGCGTCCTACATCACACACCCTCATTACCGGCCGCATCCTACATCACACACCCTCGTTACCGGCCGCGTCCTACATCACACACCCTCGTTACCTGCTGCGTCCTACATGCCGCGTCCTACATCACACACCCTCGTTACCGTCCGCGTCCTACATCACACACCCTCGTTACCTGCCGCGTCCTACATCACACACCCTCGCTACCTGCCGCGTCCTACATCACACACCCTCGTTACCTGCCGCGTCCTACATCACACACCCTCATTACCTGCCGCGTCCTACATCACACACCCTCATTACCTGCCGCGTCCTACATCACACACCCTCATTACCTGCCGCGTCCTACATCACACACCCTCATTACCTGCCGCGTCCTACATCACACACCCTCGTTACCGGCCGCGTCCTACATCACACACCCTCGCTACCTGCCGCGTCCTACATCACACACCCTCGTTATCTGCCGCATCCTACATCACACACCCTCGCTACCTGCCGCGTCCTACATCACACACCCTCGTTACCTGCCGCGTCCTACATCACACACCCTCGCTACCTGCCGCGTCCTACATCACACACCCTCATTACCTGCCGCGTCCTACATCACACACCCTCATTACCTGCCGCGTCCTACATCACACACCCTCATTACCTGCCGCGTCCTACATCACACACCCTCATTACCTGCCGCGTCCTACATCACACACCCTCGTTACCGGCCGCGTCCTACATCACACACCCTCGCTACCTGCCGCGTCCTACATCACACACCCTCGTTATCTGCCGCATCCTACATCACACACCCTCGCTACCTGCCGCGTCCTACATCACACACCCTCGTTACCTGCCGCGTCCTACATCACACACCTTCGTTACCGGCCGCGTCCTACATCACACACCCTTGTTACCTGCCGCGTCCTACATCACAAACCCTCGTTTCCTGCCGCGTCCTACATCACACACCCTCGTTACCTGCCGCGTCCTACATCACACACCCTCGTTTCCTGCCGCGTCCTACATCACACACCCTCGTTACCTGCCGCGTCCTACATCACAAACCCTCGCTACCTGCCGCGTCCTACATCACACACCCTCATTACCTGCCGCGTCCTACATCACACACCCTCGCTACCTGCCGCGTCCTACATCACACACCCTCATTACCTGCCGCGTCCTACATCACACACCCTCATTACCTGCCGCGTCCTACATCACACACCCTCATTACCTGCCGCGTCCTACATCACACACCCTCACTACCTGCCGCGTCCTACATCACACACCCTCATTACCTGCCGCGTCCTACATCACACACCCTCGTTATCTGCCACGTCCTACATCACACACCCTCGTTACCTGCCGCATCCTACATCACACACCCTCGTTACCTGCCACTTCCTAATTTATTTGACTTTTCTGTGGCCGAGTAG